One genomic region from Skermania piniformis encodes:
- a CDS encoding phage holin family protein: protein MRAPLLWICNAIAIWLASIWVSGIGILSPAEHGDWGKVIVVLVVAIVFSAVNAVVKPLLTLLSLPLVVLTLGLFLLVINALMLLLTAKLSELTDYGLRVDGFWPAVWGGLVIALVNWVLGAFVPAPARR from the coding sequence ATGCGTGCACCGTTGCTCTGGATCTGCAATGCGATCGCCATCTGGCTGGCGTCGATCTGGGTTTCCGGGATCGGAATCCTCAGCCCGGCCGAACACGGTGACTGGGGCAAGGTGATCGTCGTCTTGGTGGTCGCCATCGTATTCAGTGCGGTGAATGCGGTCGTCAAGCCGCTGCTCACGTTGTTGTCGCTGCCGCTGGTGGTGCTCACACTGGGGCTGTTCCTGCTGGTGATCAACGCCTTGATGCTGCTGCTCACCGCGAAGCTGAGCGAACTGACCGACTACGGCCTGCGGGTGGACGGATTCTGGCCGGCGGTCTGGGGCGGATTGGTCATCGCTCTGGTGAACTGGGTGCTCGGCGCTTTCGTGCCGGCTCCGGCTCGGCGTTGA
- a CDS encoding lipid-transfer protein: protein MVNRVFVVGVGMTKFEKPGRRTNEDGSAWDYPDMAREAGTKALTDAGISYDQVEQGYVGYVYGESTAGQRALYELGMTGIPVVNVNNNCSTGSTALYLAAQAIRGGLADCTIALGFEKMQPGSLGSTYDDRAQPMERHILALAEISEVLFPPAPWMFGAAGREHMQRYGTTAEQFAKIGLKNHKHSVNNPYAQFQDEYTLDEILDSRMIYDPLTKLQCSPTSDGSGAAILASAAFVDRHGLAERAVEIVGQAMTTDFASTFDGTCRSIIGYDMNVHAAQRVYDQAGLGADDFQVIELHDCFSANELLLYEALGLCAEGEAGKLVDSGDTTYGGRWVVNPSGGLISKGHPLGATGLAQCAELTWQLRGDADKRQVAGVTAALQHNIGLGGAAVVTAYQRADR from the coding sequence ATGGTGAACCGAGTCTTCGTCGTCGGCGTCGGCATGACCAAGTTCGAGAAGCCGGGTCGGCGGACGAACGAGGACGGGAGTGCGTGGGACTACCCGGATATGGCGCGCGAGGCCGGCACCAAGGCGCTCACCGATGCCGGCATCTCCTACGACCAGGTCGAGCAGGGCTACGTCGGCTACGTGTACGGCGAGTCCACCGCGGGTCAACGGGCGCTCTACGAACTCGGGATGACCGGAATCCCGGTCGTCAACGTGAACAACAACTGCTCGACCGGCTCCACCGCGCTCTATCTCGCCGCCCAGGCGATCCGCGGCGGGCTGGCCGACTGCACGATCGCCCTCGGGTTCGAGAAGATGCAACCGGGTTCGCTGGGCTCGACCTACGACGACCGGGCGCAGCCGATGGAACGGCACATCCTCGCGCTGGCCGAGATCAGCGAGGTGCTCTTCCCGCCCGCTCCGTGGATGTTCGGCGCCGCCGGTCGCGAACACATGCAGCGGTACGGCACCACCGCCGAACAGTTCGCGAAGATCGGGCTGAAGAACCACAAGCACTCGGTGAACAACCCGTATGCGCAGTTCCAGGACGAGTACACGTTGGACGAGATCCTCGACTCGCGGATGATCTACGACCCGCTGACCAAGCTGCAGTGTTCCCCGACCTCGGACGGGTCCGGCGCGGCGATCCTCGCCTCGGCAGCGTTCGTCGACCGACACGGGCTGGCCGAGCGCGCGGTGGAGATCGTCGGACAGGCGATGACCACGGACTTCGCCAGCACCTTCGACGGCACCTGCCGCTCGATCATCGGCTACGACATGAACGTGCATGCCGCGCAACGGGTCTACGACCAGGCTGGGCTGGGCGCGGACGACTTCCAGGTGATCGAGCTGCACGACTGCTTCTCCGCGAACGAACTGCTGCTCTACGAGGCGCTCGGTCTGTGTGCCGAGGGTGAGGCGGGCAAGCTGGTCGACTCCGGCGACACCACCTACGGCGGCCGCTGGGTGGTGAATCCGTCCGGCGGGCTGATCTCCAAGGGGCATCCGCTGGGCGCCACCGGCCTCGCGCAGTGCGCCGAGCTGACCTGGCAGTTACGCGGCGACGCGGACAAACGTCAGGTGGCCGGGGTGACCGCGGCCCTGCAACACAACATCGGGCTCGGCGGTGCCGCCGTCGTGACCGCTTATCAGCGCGCCGATCGCTGA
- a CDS encoding TetR/AcrR family transcriptional regulator: MPPSRSDPAKRTWGGTTLDERRTVRRATFIAAALELIGEHGSSAVTVRSLCRRTGLTDRYFYESFDSREELLRALYRQTAEEAHTRMAEAVAATEPDNPEEFARAALETFVQLVVDDPRKGRLLTVEPLADSAYGDVAMETASAFSKLLSSRLPRAGSGTRRAVAVIALTGSLAALLSSWLQGNLTITRDELVNQATEFVVQTFQTAALNAEPEPARKRRAPSSPER, from the coding sequence ATGCCGCCAAGCAGATCCGATCCAGCCAAACGCACCTGGGGCGGCACCACCCTGGACGAACGACGGACCGTGCGGCGGGCGACGTTCATCGCGGCAGCACTGGAATTGATCGGCGAGCACGGCAGCTCCGCCGTCACCGTCCGGTCGCTGTGCCGGCGCACCGGCCTGACCGACCGCTACTTCTACGAGAGCTTCGACAGCCGGGAGGAACTGCTGCGCGCGCTCTATCGGCAGACCGCGGAGGAGGCGCACACCCGAATGGCCGAAGCGGTCGCCGCGACCGAGCCCGACAACCCGGAGGAGTTCGCGCGCGCGGCCCTGGAGACCTTCGTACAGCTGGTGGTCGACGATCCCCGCAAGGGCCGGTTGCTGACCGTCGAGCCGCTGGCCGATTCGGCCTACGGCGACGTGGCGATGGAGACCGCGTCGGCATTCAGCAAGTTGCTGAGCAGCCGGCTACCGCGCGCCGGTTCCGGCACCCGACGCGCGGTCGCGGTGATCGCCCTGACCGGCTCGCTGGCCGCCCTGCTGTCGTCCTGGCTGCAGGGCAACTTGACGATCACCCGCGATGAATTGGTAAATCAGGCAACCGAATTCGTGGTGCAGACGTTCCAGACTGCCGCGCTCAACGCCGAGCCGGAGCCGGCACGAAAGCGCCGAGCACCCAGTTCACCAGAGCGATGA
- a CDS encoding MaoC/PaaZ C-terminal domain-containing protein, protein MTVRQVEFDDSQLGNWGEDERFEVTQERITEYAKATNDPIPAHLAGEVAPPVFAIVPVFESLMVPAVEVFPVAAIPRIVHGEQDFHFHRPIRPGDRLVSRARMTGYESLEKGTRAAIVLECRTEDGELVNEQYVTTFVRGMSPGRTVGELAPEHKFDESLRAAGPVATVAQHIDADQTFRYAPASGDPMPIHLDDEVARSTGLPGIIAHGLCTMAFTSWAVLTEVAGSDVSRLRRFAVRFADLVLPGDDLETRIYRRSAADGYTTYQFETVRGDDPVITDGLAVIRD, encoded by the coding sequence ATGACCGTCCGACAGGTCGAGTTCGACGATTCCCAGCTCGGCAACTGGGGCGAGGACGAGCGATTCGAGGTAACGCAGGAACGGATCACCGAATACGCGAAGGCGACCAACGATCCGATTCCCGCACACCTGGCCGGTGAGGTCGCGCCGCCGGTATTCGCGATCGTCCCGGTCTTCGAATCGCTGATGGTGCCGGCCGTGGAGGTGTTCCCGGTCGCAGCCATTCCCCGGATCGTGCACGGCGAGCAGGATTTCCACTTTCACCGACCGATCCGGCCGGGCGACCGGCTGGTATCGCGGGCGCGGATGACCGGTTACGAGTCGTTGGAAAAGGGAACCCGGGCCGCGATCGTGCTGGAGTGCCGGACCGAGGACGGAGAACTGGTCAACGAGCAGTACGTGACGACGTTCGTCCGGGGAATGAGTCCGGGACGCACCGTCGGCGAACTCGCCCCCGAGCACAAGTTCGACGAGTCGCTGCGGGCGGCGGGACCGGTGGCCACCGTCGCCCAGCACATCGACGCCGACCAGACGTTCCGGTACGCCCCGGCGTCGGGGGATCCGATGCCGATCCACCTGGACGACGAGGTCGCGCGCAGCACCGGCCTACCCGGGATCATCGCGCACGGCCTGTGCACGATGGCGTTCACCTCCTGGGCGGTGCTGACCGAGGTCGCCGGCTCGGACGTCTCCCGGCTGCGCCGGTTCGCGGTCCGGTTCGCCGACCTGGTGCTGCCCGGTGACGACCTGGAGACCCGGATCTACCGGCGCTCGGCCGCGGACGGATACACCACCTACCAGTTCGAGACCGTGCGCGGTGATGATCCGGTCATCACCGACGGCCTCGCCGTAA
- a CDS encoding type II toxin-antitoxin system Rv0910 family toxin — MGHIEATRHLDATPDAIWATVSDTSTWDKWFSIHEKWMEEPPTQLAEGSKLVAKIVMLGMANKIEWTVTQIDPPRSLSLTGTGLAGVKCDFTFTVEPEDDGSKFTVAGDFEGALIKGALAKAVEKDGASQLDKSLDQLSALAAATA, encoded by the coding sequence ATGGGACACATCGAAGCTACTCGGCACCTGGACGCCACCCCCGACGCGATCTGGGCGACGGTCTCGGATACGTCCACGTGGGACAAGTGGTTTTCGATCCACGAGAAGTGGATGGAGGAGCCGCCCACCCAACTCGCCGAGGGGTCGAAGCTGGTCGCCAAGATCGTGATGCTCGGCATGGCGAACAAGATCGAGTGGACGGTGACGCAGATCGATCCGCCGCGCTCGCTCAGCCTGACCGGCACCGGTTTGGCCGGGGTGAAGTGCGACTTCACCTTCACCGTCGAACCGGAGGACGACGGGTCCAAGTTCACCGTCGCCGGTGACTTCGAAGGCGCGCTGATCAAGGGTGCGCTGGCCAAGGCGGTCGAGAAGGATGGCGCGAGCCAGTTGGACAAGTCGCTCGACCAGCTGAGTGCGCTGGCTGCGGCAACGGCCTGA